From Salipiger profundus, a single genomic window includes:
- a CDS encoding LysE family translocator, producing the protein MSLEYLLTAFIICLSPGIGVVYTLSSTLGGGIRAGFWAATGCTIATVLHLVIAMAGLAAVLHTSAVLFQAIKFAGVAYLMWMAWAVLRDRGGLSVSPSEAVPPGKLVSRGILLNILNPKIPLFFVAFIPQFVPAGSSAGLLIELGLGFSAMTFFVFMGYVAIAATGRQRLMQSERAMNWLRRVFAASFAALGLKLASEKA; encoded by the coding sequence GTGAGCCTCGAATACCTGCTGACCGCTTTCATCATTTGCCTGTCGCCTGGCATTGGCGTCGTCTACACGCTCTCATCGACCCTCGGCGGCGGCATTCGGGCAGGCTTCTGGGCCGCGACCGGCTGCACGATCGCAACGGTGCTTCACCTCGTCATCGCGATGGCCGGGCTGGCGGCGGTTCTGCACACCAGCGCCGTGCTCTTCCAGGCAATCAAGTTTGCCGGTGTCGCATACCTCATGTGGATGGCTTGGGCCGTCCTGCGCGACCGGGGCGGATTGTCGGTATCCCCGTCCGAGGCCGTACCACCCGGGAAGCTGGTCTCGCGCGGTATCCTGCTGAACATCCTGAACCCGAAGATCCCGCTGTTCTTCGTCGCATTCATTCCGCAGTTCGTGCCTGCCGGCAGTTCGGCTGGCCTGCTGATCGAACTGGGCCTCGGCTTCAGCGCGATGACGTTTTTCGTGTTCATGGGCTATGTCGCCATCGCGGCCACAGGCCGTCAGCGGCTGATGCAAAGCGAGCGCGCGATGAACTGGCTTCGTCGCGTCTTCGCCGCATCTTTCGCGGCGCTCGGGCTGAAGCTGGCCAGCGAAAAGGCATGA
- a CDS encoding DUF883 family protein produces MNQTTPTSAATASATTPKSGSERDLDALSKEIATLRRDLGSLTELVGDIGSRRGKEAKLKAEAKATEFRGRGEDALRDAGERLGELETNAMDQIRANPFQAVGIAAAAGFLIGYLGSRR; encoded by the coding sequence ATGAACCAGACCACCCCCACCAGCGCCGCTACCGCCAGCGCAACCACCCCGAAATCCGGTTCCGAGCGTGACCTTGACGCGCTGAGCAAGGAAATCGCGACGCTGCGCCGTGATCTCGGCTCGCTGACCGAGCTCGTGGGCGACATCGGCTCGCGCCGCGGCAAGGAAGCCAAGCTCAAGGCCGAGGCCAAGGCGACCGAATTCCGCGGTCGCGGCGAGGATGCGCTGCGCGATGCAGGCGAGCGTCTGGGCGAGCTCGAGACCAACGCCATGGACCAGATCCGCGCGAATCCCTTCCAGGCCGTCGGCATCGCCGCCGCCGCGGGCTTTCTGATCGGTTACCTCGGCTCGCGGAGGTAA
- a CDS encoding protein-L-isoaspartate O-methyltransferase family protein — protein sequence MTDFVTRRRMMVDTQVRPSDVTKFPIIDAMLRIPREIFVPDGKQEAAYAGRNVRLGDGRVVLEPRTLSKMLDAINIDDDDLVLDIGTGMGYSSAVIARIAEAVVAVEDDESLAAEAQGLLSEYGDNVMLHTGPLAEGAPEHGPYDAIVIEGGVEELPETITDQIKEGGRIVCLFMEGALGTVRVGWKIDGAITWRFAFNATAPVMPGFEKKTAFAL from the coding sequence ATGACCGACTTCGTCACGCGCCGCCGCATGATGGTGGATACGCAGGTCCGGCCCTCGGATGTCACCAAGTTCCCGATCATCGATGCGATGCTGAGGATCCCGCGCGAGATCTTCGTTCCCGATGGCAAGCAGGAGGCGGCCTATGCAGGCCGCAACGTTCGTCTCGGCGACGGGCGGGTCGTGCTCGAGCCGCGGACGCTGTCGAAGATGCTCGACGCGATCAACATCGACGACGATGATCTGGTGCTCGATATCGGTACCGGCATGGGGTATTCCTCGGCCGTGATCGCACGGATCGCCGAGGCCGTCGTCGCAGTCGAGGACGACGAGTCGCTGGCCGCCGAGGCGCAGGGATTGCTCTCGGAATACGGCGACAACGTCATGCTGCATACCGGCCCGCTTGCCGAGGGCGCGCCCGAGCACGGGCCCTACGATGCCATCGTGATCGAGGGCGGCGTCGAGGAACTTCCCGAGACGATCACCGACCAGATCAAGGAAGGCGGCCGCATCGTCTGCCTCTTCATGGAAGGCGCATTGGGCACGGTGCGCGTCGGCTGGAAGATCGACGGCGCGATCACCTGGCGCTTCGCCTTCAACGCGACGGCGCCCGTGATGCCGGGTTTCGAAAAGAAGACAGCGTTCGCACTCTGA
- a CDS encoding TolC family outer membrane protein has product MARRTMFGMFAGAVLAVAGAMPAAADTLAGALSNAYINSGLLDQNRAVLRAADEDVAQAIASLRPVLSWSGEVTRQYGSSRNQGLAGDWNWTASTSNDVTASLIASWTIYQGGSRVKQFYAAREAVLATRASLVSVEQQVLYDAVSAFMEVSRAMEIVQLRQNNVRVIGEEVRAARDRFEVGEVTRTDVAAAEAALAEARSNLAAAQGQLEINREIYKAAIGNFPDGIVTPAGLPGLPDSVSAAKTRALQVHPDIIQLRHAVAANDIGVEIAEAQMKPTVQLRGTYGVSETFDSRAASRGGSVGINLSGPIYQGGALASQVRQAMADRDAARAQLYTASKRVEQSVGSSYAQLRIAQASLRSYREQVRAARVAFDGIREEATLGARTTLDVLDAEQDLLDARAALISAQVDQTIAAYAVLASVGQLTAEALNLAVPRYDPAEYYNLVKTAPSTSEQGADLDRVLRALGKN; this is encoded by the coding sequence ATGGCGCGACGGACGATGTTCGGAATGTTTGCCGGGGCGGTCCTTGCCGTCGCAGGCGCGATGCCCGCCGCGGCTGACACGCTGGCGGGGGCGCTTTCGAACGCCTACATCAACAGCGGTCTCCTCGATCAGAACCGGGCCGTGTTGCGGGCCGCCGACGAGGATGTCGCGCAGGCCATCGCCTCGCTCCGACCCGTGCTCAGCTGGTCCGGCGAGGTGACGCGCCAATACGGCTCCTCCCGCAACCAGGGGCTTGCCGGCGACTGGAACTGGACCGCCAGCACCTCGAACGATGTCACCGCCAGCCTGATCGCCTCCTGGACGATCTACCAGGGCGGCTCGCGGGTGAAGCAGTTCTATGCAGCGCGCGAGGCCGTTCTCGCCACGCGGGCCTCGCTGGTCTCGGTCGAGCAGCAGGTGCTCTACGATGCGGTGTCGGCCTTCATGGAGGTCAGCCGGGCGATGGAGATCGTCCAGCTGCGCCAGAACAACGTCCGCGTCATCGGCGAGGAGGTCCGCGCCGCCCGCGATCGTTTCGAGGTGGGCGAGGTTACCCGCACGGATGTCGCCGCGGCCGAGGCCGCACTGGCCGAAGCGCGAAGCAACCTTGCCGCCGCGCAGGGCCAGCTCGAGATCAACCGCGAGATCTACAAGGCTGCCATCGGCAATTTCCCCGACGGAATCGTCACGCCTGCCGGGCTTCCGGGGCTTCCCGATTCCGTGTCTGCCGCGAAGACCCGGGCGCTGCAGGTCCATCCCGACATCATCCAGCTGCGCCACGCCGTTGCCGCCAATGACATCGGTGTCGAGATCGCCGAGGCGCAGATGAAGCCGACCGTGCAGCTGCGCGGCACCTATGGTGTCAGCGAGACCTTCGACAGCCGGGCCGCCTCGCGCGGGGGGAGCGTCGGGATCAACCTGTCCGGTCCGATCTACCAGGGCGGGGCGCTTGCGTCGCAGGTGCGTCAGGCCATGGCCGACCGCGATGCCGCCCGCGCCCAGCTTTACACCGCGAGCAAGCGCGTCGAGCAATCCGTCGGCAGCTCCTATGCGCAGCTTCGCATCGCCCAGGCATCCCTGCGTTCCTACCGCGAGCAGGTGCGGGCGGCCCGCGTGGCCTTCGACGGCATCCGCGAAGAGGCGACGCTCGGGGCACGGACAACGCTGGATGTGCTCGACGCCGAGCAGGACCTGCTTGACGCCCGCGCGGCGCTGATCTCGGCGCAGGTGGACCAGACCATAGCGGCCTACGCGGTTCTCGCTTCCGTGGGGCAACTCACGGCCGAGGCGCTGAACCTCGCGGTGCCGCGTTACGATCCGGCCGAGTACTACAACCTCGTCAAGACCGCGCCGTCGACGTCCGAGCAGGGGGCCGATCTGGATCGTGTCCTGCGTGCCCTCGGAAAGAACTAG
- a CDS encoding DUF6280 family protein has translation MKDFVDSTAFNAEQGNRARKLFAAVVLAALDDAIADDKKYGNGPEQIARWARSRDGREVLSCAGIDPNERVVSGLMEFVGKGVRTSVALSREESERRNAAAADQAEAA, from the coding sequence ATGAAAGATTTCGTGGATAGCACAGCCTTCAACGCCGAACAGGGCAACCGCGCGCGCAAGCTCTTTGCCGCCGTGGTTCTGGCTGCGCTCGACGACGCGATCGCCGACGACAAGAAGTACGGAAACGGCCCGGAGCAGATTGCTCGCTGGGCGCGGTCGCGTGACGGCCGCGAGGTTCTGAGCTGTGCCGGTATCGACCCCAACGAACGGGTCGTGTCGGGCCTTATGGAGTTCGTCGGCAAGGGTGTCCGCACGTCGGTGGCCCTGTCGCGTGAAGAGAGCGAGCGTCGCAACGCCGCTGCGGCGGATCAGGCCGAGGCTGCCTGA
- the efp gene encoding elongation factor P produces MPKINGNEIRPGNVLEHNGGLWAAVKVDHVKPGKGGAFAQVEMRNLRNGSKLNERFRSADKVERVRLEQKDMQFLFESDGMLTFMDTETFDQVELPAEILGERRPFLQDGMTIVVEFYESEALNATLPQKVVCKVVETEPVVKGQTAANSFKPAVLDNGVRVSVPPFVGQDEDIVVNTETMEYAERA; encoded by the coding sequence ATGCCCAAGATCAACGGAAACGAAATCCGCCCCGGTAACGTGCTCGAGCACAACGGTGGCCTCTGGGCCGCGGTGAAGGTCGACCATGTCAAACCCGGCAAGGGCGGCGCCTTTGCACAGGTCGAGATGCGCAACCTGCGCAACGGCTCGAAGCTGAACGAGCGTTTCCGCTCGGCGGACAAGGTCGAGCGCGTGCGCCTCGAGCAGAAGGACATGCAGTTCCTCTTCGAGAGCGACGGCATGCTGACCTTCATGGACACCGAGACCTTCGACCAGGTCGAACTTCCGGCAGAGATCCTCGGCGAACGCCGTCCTTTCCTGCAGGACGGAATGACCATCGTGGTTGAATTCTACGAGTCCGAAGCGCTGAACGCCACGCTGCCGCAGAAAGTGGTCTGCAAGGTCGTCGAGACCGAGCCGGTCGTGAAGGGCCAGACCGCCGCGAACAGCTTCAAGCCCGCCGTGCTCGACAACGGCGTTCGCGTGTCCGTGCCGCCCTTCGTGGGGCAGGACGAGGACATCGTCGTGAACACCGAAACCATGGAGTATGCCGAGCGCGCATAA
- a CDS encoding GNAT family N-acetyltransferase: MIDHLSETDLPHVAALLRPGGHAPDAGAYGLVYRAEGVPRGCLLWVIERRSQSSARRLAVLRDVSVAASWRRRGIGRRLLAAFERDIAAAGCGGWCTPAGAPTPAMRALMRRAGAEEAEGALVKRFEWAACGVRCRPR; the protein is encoded by the coding sequence ATGATCGACCACCTGTCGGAAACCGACCTGCCGCATGTGGCGGCACTGCTGCGGCCGGGCGGCCATGCACCGGACGCCGGCGCGTATGGGCTTGTCTACCGGGCCGAGGGGGTGCCGCGCGGCTGCCTTCTCTGGGTCATCGAGCGCCGGTCTCAGAGCAGCGCTCGGCGACTTGCAGTCCTGCGAGATGTCTCCGTCGCCGCTTCGTGGCGCCGGCGCGGCATCGGTCGCAGGCTGCTGGCGGCCTTCGAGCGGGACATCGCGGCGGCGGGCTGTGGCGGCTGGTGCACCCCTGCGGGCGCGCCGACCCCGGCCATGCGGGCGCTGATGCGCCGGGCCGGGGCGGAAGAGGCCGAAGGGGCCTTGGTGAAGCGGTTCGAGTGGGCCGCTTGCGGGGTCAGATGCCGACCGCGCTGA
- a CDS encoding fructosamine kinase family protein → MNVAPLSQVFEAEIASTQPLQGGDISEVMKVALADGRKMAVKRGAQVDTEARMLAAMAATGAPVPQVLHQSGDLLCLEWLEETRPSPAGWQALGAGLRQLHNSTGRTYGWPEDYGFGALPIRNAVSENWPEFWARQRLLPFLPALPMPMARRLEALARALPERLPARPPSALLHGDLWTGNALFGEGRAWMIDPACYHGDPEVDLAMLELFGSPPAEFWAGYGPESPGRAERRAIYQLFPALVHLKLFGTAYQGMVARLISAVGI, encoded by the coding sequence ATGAACGTCGCACCCCTGTCCCAGGTCTTCGAGGCCGAGATCGCCTCGACCCAGCCGCTGCAGGGCGGCGACATCTCCGAGGTGATGAAGGTCGCGCTTGCCGATGGCCGCAAGATGGCTGTCAAACGCGGCGCGCAGGTCGACACCGAGGCACGGATGCTCGCGGCGATGGCCGCGACCGGCGCGCCCGTGCCGCAGGTGCTGCACCAGTCGGGCGACCTGCTCTGCCTCGAATGGCTCGAGGAAACCCGCCCCTCGCCCGCCGGCTGGCAGGCGCTCGGCGCGGGGCTGCGGCAGCTGCACAACAGCACCGGCCGCACCTACGGCTGGCCCGAGGACTACGGCTTCGGCGCACTGCCGATCCGCAACGCGGTGTCCGAGAACTGGCCGGAGTTCTGGGCCCGGCAGCGTCTGCTGCCGTTCCTGCCCGCCCTGCCGATGCCGATGGCCCGCAGGCTCGAGGCGCTCGCCCGCGCGCTGCCCGAGCGGCTGCCGGCCCGTCCGCCCTCCGCGCTGCTGCACGGCGACCTCTGGACCGGCAACGCGCTCTTCGGAGAGGGGCGCGCGTGGATGATCGACCCGGCCTGCTATCATGGCGACCCCGAGGTCGACCTGGCCATGCTCGAGCTCTTCGGCTCGCCGCCCGCCGAGTTCTGGGCCGGCTACGGGCCTGAAAGCCCGGGCCGCGCAGAGCGCCGCGCGATCTACCAGCTGTTCCCGGCGCTGGTGCATCTCAAGCTCTTCGGCACCGCCTACCAGGGCATGGTCGCCCGGCTGATCAGCGCGGTCGGCATCTGA
- the ygfZ gene encoding CAF17-like 4Fe-4S cluster assembly/insertion protein YgfZ: MSKERRILRVSGPDAEHFLQGLVTNDVTKLKDGLVYTALLTPQGKYRADFFLVPSGEDILIDVAADLADDLVRALTLYKLRSKVSIDETGIAVSRGTGSPPEGAFADPRDPRMGWRGYAGQPGEEADWDALRVAACVPESGIELTPDTFILEAGFGRLNGVDFRKGCYVGQEVTARMKHKTELRKGLATVEVEGNAPVGTGILSGEKQAGTLYTQADGHGIAYLRFDRAGDEMRAADATVRYTP, translated from the coding sequence ATGAGCAAGGAACGCAGGATTCTGCGGGTCAGCGGCCCCGACGCAGAGCATTTCCTCCAGGGGCTCGTCACCAACGACGTGACGAAACTCAAGGACGGGCTGGTTTACACGGCGCTGCTGACGCCGCAGGGCAAGTATCGCGCCGATTTCTTTCTGGTGCCCTCGGGCGAGGATATCCTGATCGATGTCGCGGCCGATCTTGCCGACGATCTCGTGCGCGCGCTGACACTCTACAAGCTGCGCTCGAAGGTCAGCATCGACGAGACCGGCATCGCCGTGAGCCGCGGCACCGGCAGCCCGCCCGAAGGTGCCTTTGCCGATCCGCGCGACCCGCGCATGGGCTGGCGCGGCTACGCCGGGCAGCCGGGCGAAGAGGCCGACTGGGATGCGCTGCGGGTGGCGGCCTGCGTGCCCGAAAGCGGCATCGAGCTGACGCCCGACACCTTCATCCTCGAAGCCGGGTTCGGCCGGCTGAACGGCGTGGACTTCCGCAAGGGATGCTACGTCGGCCAGGAGGTGACGGCGCGCATGAAGCACAAGACCGAACTCCGGAAGGGCCTTGCGACCGTCGAGGTCGAGGGAAACGCCCCCGTGGGCACCGGCATCCTGTCGGGCGAGAAACAGGCCGGGACGCTCTACACCCAGGCGGACGGCCACGGCATCGCCTACCTGCGCTTCGACCGCGCCGGCGACGAGATGCGCGCGGCCGATGCGACCGTGCGGTACACGCCATGA
- a CDS encoding ABC transporter ATP-binding protein, translating into MTQPSENPRGLFAWLWWNYLWRYRWLLAVALVFMAIEGSMFGLLSYMMKPMFDSVFVGGNSDALWWVGLVIFGSFLIRATASIAQKVLLTKVSQLTTGNIRNDLLGHLMTLDGSFHQNYGPGYLMQRVEGDVDGISKVWRIIITGAGRDVIALVSLFAVALNIDWRWTLVALIGAPLLVLPSILLQRFVRGNARNARDIAARLSTRLNEVFHGIVPVKLNRLESYQAARYRKLTDKRIDAEVRSALGQASIPGLIDIMSGIGFLGVLFYGGNEILAGEKTVGDFMAFFTAIALAFEPLRRLGAVSGNWQIAAASIERLKELLEMVPDLRDPANPQPAPRGVPGVVLDDVRLAYGDAPVLRGASFTAEAGKTTALVGASGAGKSTVFNVLTRLVDPAEGRVEIGGVPVSEMRLEDLRAMFSVVSQEALLFDESLRENILLGREDVSEDRLQEVLEAAHVADFVPRLAGGLDAPVGPRGSALSGGQRQRVAIARALLRDTPILLLDEATSALDVQSEAVVQAALDRLAEGRTTLVIAHRLSTVRHADKIVVMENGRVVEEGTHDDLLAKEGVYARLHAMQFAES; encoded by the coding sequence GTGACCCAGCCTTCGGAAAACCCGCGCGGGCTGTTTGCCTGGCTCTGGTGGAACTACCTCTGGCGCTACCGCTGGCTGCTGGCCGTGGCGCTTGTCTTCATGGCCATCGAAGGCTCGATGTTCGGCCTGCTCAGCTACATGATGAAGCCGATGTTCGACAGCGTCTTCGTCGGCGGCAACTCGGACGCGCTGTGGTGGGTCGGGCTGGTGATCTTCGGCAGCTTCCTGATCCGGGCAACCGCGAGCATCGCCCAGAAGGTGCTGCTGACCAAGGTGTCGCAGCTCACCACGGGCAACATCCGCAACGACCTGCTCGGCCACCTGATGACGCTCGACGGCAGTTTTCACCAGAACTACGGCCCGGGCTACCTGATGCAACGGGTCGAGGGCGACGTCGACGGGATCAGCAAGGTCTGGCGCATCATCATCACCGGCGCCGGGCGCGACGTGATCGCGCTTGTCTCGCTGTTCGCGGTGGCGCTCAACATCGACTGGCGCTGGACGCTGGTGGCGCTCATCGGGGCCCCGCTGCTGGTGCTGCCGTCGATCCTGCTGCAGCGCTTCGTCCGCGGCAACGCCCGCAACGCTCGCGACATCGCCGCGCGGCTGTCGACCCGGCTGAACGAGGTCTTCCACGGCATCGTGCCGGTGAAGCTCAACCGGCTCGAAAGCTACCAGGCGGCGCGCTACCGCAAGCTCACCGACAAGCGGATCGACGCCGAGGTCCGCTCGGCTCTGGGGCAGGCCTCGATCCCCGGCCTCATCGACATCATGTCCGGCATCGGCTTTCTGGGCGTGCTGTTCTACGGCGGCAACGAGATCCTCGCCGGCGAGAAGACCGTGGGCGATTTCATGGCCTTCTTCACCGCCATCGCGCTCGCCTTCGAGCCGCTGCGCCGGCTGGGCGCGGTGAGCGGCAACTGGCAGATCGCCGCCGCCTCGATCGAGCGACTGAAGGAACTGCTCGAAATGGTGCCCGACCTGCGCGACCCCGCGAACCCGCAGCCCGCTCCCAGGGGCGTGCCGGGCGTGGTGCTCGATGACGTGCGGCTTGCCTACGGCGACGCCCCTGTGCTGCGCGGCGCAAGCTTCACGGCCGAGGCCGGCAAGACGACGGCGCTGGTGGGCGCCTCCGGGGCCGGCAAGTCGACCGTCTTCAACGTGCTCACCCGCCTCGTGGACCCTGCTGAGGGACGCGTCGAGATCGGCGGCGTTCCGGTGTCCGAGATGCGGCTCGAGGATCTGCGCGCGATGTTCTCGGTCGTCAGCCAGGAGGCGCTGCTGTTCGACGAATCGCTGCGCGAGAACATCCTGCTCGGCCGCGAGGACGTGTCGGAAGACCGCCTTCAGGAGGTTCTGGAAGCGGCCCATGTCGCCGATTTCGTGCCCCGGCTCGCGGGTGGGCTCGACGCGCCCGTCGGTCCGCGCGGCTCTGCCCTGTCGGGCGGTCAACGCCAGCGCGTCGCCATTGCCCGCGCCCTGCTGCGCGACACGCCCATCCTGCTACTCGACGAGGCCACCTCGGCGCTCGACGTGCAGTCCGAGGCCGTGGTGCAGGCGGCGCTCGACCGACTCGCCGAAGGCCGCACGACGCTCGTCATCGCGCACCGCCTCTCGACCGTGCGCCACGCCGACAAGATCGTCGTCATGGAGAACGGCCGCGTGGTCGAGGAAGGCACACATGATGACCTTCTTGCCAAGGAAGGCGTCTATGCGCGGCTTCACGCCATGCAGTTCGCGGAAAGCTGA
- a CDS encoding phosphatase domain-containing protein codes for MLTQLWEKIEHAERRLRRSFGKDISTPSARALAQLHYNLFDHAWLRTVWTNFWQIAPGVWRSNHPTHRRFEKYKRMGIRTVITLRGEEKYSHYLFEKESCEKLGLTLEHAKLWARMAPKRARILHLIDTMRHAERPMMFHCKSGADRAGFASAVYLMVFEGVPVEQARKQLGLKYVHLEFTKTGIQGYILDTYAARNRRAAIPFEDWIATEYDAKKLQAGFEAKRPPEDLA; via the coding sequence ATGCTGACGCAGCTCTGGGAAAAGATCGAACATGCCGAGCGGCGGCTGCGCCGGTCCTTCGGAAAGGACATCTCGACTCCGAGCGCGCGGGCGCTCGCGCAGCTGCATTACAACCTGTTCGATCACGCCTGGCTGCGCACGGTCTGGACCAACTTCTGGCAGATCGCACCGGGCGTGTGGCGCTCGAACCACCCGACGCACCGGCGTTTCGAGAAATACAAGCGCATGGGCATCCGCACGGTGATCACCCTGCGCGGCGAAGAGAAGTATTCGCACTATCTCTTCGAAAAGGAGAGTTGCGAGAAGCTCGGCCTCACGCTCGAGCACGCGAAGCTCTGGGCACGGATGGCGCCGAAGCGGGCCCGCATCCTGCACCTGATCGACACCATGCGCCACGCCGAGAGGCCGATGATGTTCCACTGCAAGTCCGGCGCCGACCGCGCGGGCTTTGCCTCGGCCGTCTACCTGATGGTGTTCGAGGGCGTCCCGGTTGAGCAAGCCCGCAAGCAGCTCGGGCTGAAATACGTGCACCTCGAGTTCACCAAGACGGGCATCCAGGGCTACATCCTCGACACCTACGCGGCGCGCAACCGGCGTGCGGCCATTCCCTTCGAGGACTGGATCGCCACCGAATACGATGCCAAGAAACTGCAGGCGGGCTTCGAGGCGAAACGCCCGCCGGAAGATCTGGCGTGA
- a CDS encoding pyridoxal-phosphate-dependent aminotransferase family protein: protein MSLAHGRPYLAIPGPSVMPDAVLRAMHRASPNIYEGALVDMVAGIIPDLKHVAQTEGNAAIYIANGHGAWEASLSNVVAEGEQVLVAATGRFGHGWADMAQGLGIETEVIDFGRQTPVDPARVAEALAADKEHRLKAVLMSHVDTASSVRNDVAAVRRVLDETGHPALLMVDCIASLACDVFRMDEWGADVMVAGSQKGLMVPPGLSFVFFNDRAAAQRAAMRRVSRYWDWVPRADPEFFYQYFGGTAPAQHLYGLRAALDLIREEGLEQIWARHETLARAIWAAADVWGSDGPLSMNIADPANRSHAVTALRVGAPYGAELRKWTDTKAGLTLGLGLGMSEPDDPNGTGFFRIGHMGHVNAHMVLGALGVIEAGLQGVGVPYGRGGVSAAAEVIGAA, encoded by the coding sequence ATGTCGCTTGCCCACGGCCGCCCCTACCTGGCCATTCCCGGCCCGTCCGTCATGCCCGATGCGGTGCTGCGCGCGATGCACCGCGCCTCGCCGAACATCTACGAAGGCGCGCTCGTCGACATGGTGGCCGGGATCATCCCGGACCTCAAGCATGTCGCGCAGACCGAGGGGAACGCCGCGATCTACATCGCCAACGGTCACGGCGCCTGGGAGGCATCGCTGTCGAACGTGGTCGCCGAGGGCGAGCAGGTGCTCGTCGCCGCCACCGGGCGTTTCGGCCACGGCTGGGCCGACATGGCGCAAGGCCTCGGGATCGAGACCGAGGTGATCGACTTCGGGCGCCAGACGCCGGTCGATCCGGCGCGCGTGGCCGAGGCACTGGCGGCGGACAAGGAGCACCGGCTCAAGGCGGTGCTGATGTCGCATGTCGATACCGCGAGCTCGGTGCGCAACGACGTGGCAGCGGTGCGCCGCGTGCTCGACGAGACCGGCCATCCGGCACTGCTCATGGTCGATTGCATCGCGTCGCTGGCCTGCGACGTGTTCCGCATGGACGAATGGGGCGCCGACGTGATGGTCGCGGGCTCGCAGAAGGGGCTGATGGTGCCGCCGGGGCTGAGCTTCGTCTTCTTCAACGACCGCGCTGCCGCGCAGCGTGCCGCGATGAGGCGGGTCAGCCGCTACTGGGATTGGGTGCCGCGCGCCGATCCGGAGTTCTTCTACCAGTATTTCGGCGGCACCGCCCCGGCCCAGCATCTCTACGGGCTGCGCGCTGCGCTGGACCTGATCCGCGAAGAGGGGCTCGAGCAGATCTGGGCCCGCCACGAGACGCTCGCGCGGGCGATCTGGGCGGCGGCGGATGTCTGGGGCTCGGACGGGCCACTGTCGATGAACATCGCGGACCCGGCGAACCGCAGCCACGCGGTGACCGCCCTGCGGGTGGGGGCACCTTACGGGGCCGAGCTGCGCAAGTGGACGGACACCAAGGCAGGGCTGACGCTGGGGCTGGGCCTCGGCATGTCCGAGCCCGACGACCCGAACGGCACCGGCTTCTTCCGCATCGGCCACATGGGCCACGTCAACGCCCACATGGTTCTGGGCGCACTCGGCGTGATCGAGGCAGGACTGCAGGGGGTCGGCGTGCCCTACGGGCGCGGGGGCGTCTCGGCGGCGGCGGAGGTCATCGGCGCCGCCTGA